A genome region from Magnolia sinica isolate HGM2019 chromosome 8, MsV1, whole genome shotgun sequence includes the following:
- the LOC131254052 gene encoding LOB domain-containing protein 12-like — MGGNSPCASCKLLRRRCAKDCIFAPFFPSDDPQKFAIVHKVFGASNVSKMLQELPIQQRADAVSSLVYEANARVRDPVYGCVGAISYLQNQVSQLQMQLAVAQAEILCIQMQQEPSLPDQQMEADEKSFVTPNNLNSLPQFMNYGTSSNVTIQEPLKRESLWT, encoded by the exons ATGGGGGGAAACTCTCCATGCGCTTCCTGCAAATTGCTACGACGAAGATGTGCAAAGGACTGCATTTTCGCCCCGTTCTTCCCTTCCGACGACCCCCAGAAATTCGCCATTGTTCACAAGGTCTTCGGCGCCAGCAATGTTAGCAAAATGCTACAG GAGCTTCCAATCCAGCAGAGAGCTGATGCAGTGAGCAGCCTAGTCTATGAAGCGAATGCGAGGGTGCGGGACCCCGTCTACGGGTGTGTCGGGGCGATCTCGTACCTACAAAACCAAGTGTCTCAGTTGCAAATGCAGCTAGCTGTGGCCCAAGCAGAAATATTGTGTATTCAGATGCAGCAGGAGCCCAGCTTGCCAGACCAACAAATGGAAGCTGATGAGAAATCATTTGTCACGCCCAATAACCTAAACAGCCTTCCTCAGTTCATGAACTATGGCACTTCTAGCAATGTAACAATTCAAGAGCCTCTTAAGAGAGAGTCTCTTTGGACATGA